In a single window of the Veillonella sp. genome:
- a CDS encoding ATP-binding cassette domain-containing protein: MITFSFTVVRPSVTVKAEGALSSGITVLTGQSGSGKSTFIKCIAGLVKPTTGSIQYDETTWVDRDKKIWVPAQKRQVGYMPQGNIVFPHLSVEHNITYSKRGTPDMCDTLLQRLGLEKYRNTKAGSLSGGEQQRVALGRALYSKPTILLLDEPLSALDWNLRKQVREDLVSIIREWDVPCVWVTHDESEVEAVGDRHWICENGQITIP, from the coding sequence ATGATTACATTTTCCTTTACTGTAGTTAGACCTTCTGTGACTGTGAAAGCTGAGGGGGCATTGTCTTCTGGCATTACTGTGTTAACCGGTCAGTCTGGTAGTGGTAAAAGTACCTTTATTAAATGCATTGCAGGGCTCGTAAAACCCACCACTGGCAGTATTCAATACGATGAAACGACGTGGGTAGATCGAGACAAAAAGATATGGGTGCCCGCTCAAAAACGGCAAGTAGGCTATATGCCACAAGGCAATATTGTATTTCCTCACTTGTCGGTAGAACATAATATTACCTATAGCAAACGAGGCACACCTGACATGTGTGATACATTGTTACAACGTTTGGGCTTAGAGAAATATCGTAATACCAAGGCTGGTAGTTTATCTGGCGGTGAGCAACAAAGGGTTGCACTGGGCCGCGCGCTCTACTCAAAACCGACTATTTTGCTCCTTGATGAGCCTTTATCTGCACTCGATTGGAATTTACGAAAACAAGTGCGTGAAGATCTTGTTTCTATCATTCGTGAATGGGATGTACCTTGCGTATGGGTGACTCATGATGAAAGCGAAGTAGAAGCTGTAGGCGATAGACATTGGATATGTGAAAATGGGCAAATCACTATCCCTTAA
- the modB gene encoding molybdate ABC transporter permease subunit — protein sequence MSPFWLSLWVASIALVIVILSGLAACYWMNRCKWSGIAILDALITLPLVLPPVVVGFALLMVFTPGYAFGAWLEAHGMSVVFAASGAVVASSVIAFPLFYQTVRSALQSVDHNMEDVARTLGASELRIFFTISVPLAWKGILTGSILAFCRAMGEFGATILIAGNIPKVTRTMPLAIYSYVEAGQYMDAFELVVYICVLTLALLSGIHLITKGSLFRHTENN from the coding sequence ATGAGCCCGTTTTGGCTATCATTATGGGTGGCAAGTATTGCCCTTGTCATTGTTATTTTAAGTGGTTTAGCTGCTTGTTATTGGATGAATCGTTGTAAATGGAGCGGTATAGCTATTCTTGATGCGCTCATTACATTACCGCTTGTGTTACCACCTGTAGTTGTGGGCTTTGCTCTTCTCATGGTGTTTACGCCAGGTTATGCTTTTGGTGCGTGGCTTGAAGCACATGGAATGAGCGTTGTCTTCGCCGCCTCTGGTGCAGTCGTAGCATCTTCTGTTATTGCGTTTCCATTATTTTATCAAACGGTACGCTCTGCGTTGCAGTCCGTCGATCATAATATGGAGGATGTAGCACGTACATTGGGCGCGTCAGAATTGCGTATATTCTTTACCATATCTGTGCCTCTTGCATGGAAAGGTATTTTAACAGGTAGCATCTTAGCGTTCTGCCGTGCCATGGGGGAATTTGGTGCTACCATCTTAATCGCTGGTAATATTCCGAAGGTAACGCGCACCATGCCGTTAGCTATTTACTCCTACGTAGAGGCCGGGCAGTACATGGATGCCTTCGAGCTTGTTGTTTATATTTGTGTCCTTACATTGGCATTGTTGAGCGGTATTCACCTCATTACAAAAGGTTCCTTGTTCCGCCATACAGAGAATAATTAG